In Leopardus geoffroyi isolate Oge1 chromosome D1, O.geoffroyi_Oge1_pat1.0, whole genome shotgun sequence, a single window of DNA contains:
- the LOC123600518 gene encoding olfactory receptor 1052-like has translation MHIFGLLSLPSCSLQGPHWGDTQMANRNVSVVTEFILLGLTDNPELNTVLFVLFLSIYFVTVVGNVWIIAIIWASTQLHSPKYFFLCQLAFLDFCYSSVFIPKMLVNYLAGQKVISYHGCLLQYSFVSMILTTECFLLAAMAYDRYVAICRPLHYKGLMTPMFCTHLVAACYLLGSASSLTHLRGLLSLSFCGPNIINHYFCDIPLLFQLSCSDTQHNKILFTVLSGMTSVTTFLMVVGSYVGILLTVLKSPSTRSRYKAFSTCVSHLTVVTLFYGTVIFTYLGSSSSYAPDRAKILSMFYTLLLPILNFLIYSVRNTEANEAMKRIIVRKIFAL, from the coding sequence ATGCATATATTCGGGTTGTTATCATTGCCCTCTTGTTCCCTCCAGGGCCCCCACTGGggagacacacagatggccaacagaaatGTCAGTGTGGTAACTGAATTCATCCTCCTTGGGCTGACCGATAACCCTGAACTGAATACTGTCCTTTTTGTGctgtttctctccatttattttgtcacCGTGGTGGGCAATGTTTGGATTATAGCAATAATCTGGGCTAGTACCCAGCTCCATTCCCCCAAATACTttttcctttgccagctggctTTCTTGGATTTCTGCTATTCATCAGTCTTTATTCCTAAAATGTTGGTGAATTACCTAGCAGGACAGAAAGTCATCTCCTATCACGGTTGCCTCCTTCAGTATTCCTTTGTCAGCATGATCCTGACCACTGAATGTTTCCTGCTGGCggccatggcctatgaccgctatgtcGCCATTTGCCGCCCGCTTCACTACAAAGGCCTCATGACCCCCATGTTCTGCACCCACTTGGTGGCTGCTTGCTACCTGCTAGGTTCTGCCAGCTCACTCACCCACCTGAGAGGCTTGCTCAGCCTGTCTTTCTGTGGGCCCAACATCATCAACCATTACTTCTGTGACATCCCACTGCTCTTTCAACTGTCCTGTTCGGACACCCAACACAACAAGATTTTATTTACCGTCCTCTCTGGAATGACATCGGTGACCACCTTCCTGATGGTGGTTGGTTCCTATGTGGGAATCCTGCTCACTGTCCTGAAGTCACCCTCTACAAGGAGCAGATATAAAGCGTTCTCCACGTGTGTATCTCACCTAACAGTAGTGACTCTCTTCTACGGAACAGTGATATTTACCTATCTGGGAAGCAGTTCCAGCTACGCACCAGATAGAGCCAAAATCCTGTCCATGTTTTACACCCTTTTGCTGCCAATTCTAAATTTCCTGATATACAGTGTGAGAAACACAGAGGCCAACGAAGCAATGAAAAGAATTAttgtgagaaaaatatttgctctctga
- the LOC123602668 gene encoding olfactory receptor 1052-like has protein sequence MADDNLTLVTEFILLGLTDHPELKVVLFTPFLLIYTISLVGNLGMLFLIQITPKLHTPMYHFLSCLSFVDACYSSVFAPKMLLNFFVERETISFSACIVQYFFFVSLLTTEGFLLAAMAYDRYVAIVNPLLYTVAMTKIVCVVLVIGSCVGGLINSLTHTIGLVKLSFCGPNIISHFFCDLPPLLKLSCSDTSLNELLLLIFSGIIAIVTFLTVMISYIFIVAAILRIRSAAGRQKAFSTCASHLTVVTLFYGSISFSYIQPSSQYSLEQEKVVSVLYTLVIPMLNPMIYSLRNKEVKDAVKKAIEMKYFPC, from the coding sequence atggCTGATGATAATTTGACATTGGTTACAGAGTTTATCCTTTTGGGACTGACAGACCATCCTGAACTGAAAGTGGTCCTCTTTACGCCGTTCCTTCTGATCTACACCATATCGTTGGTGGGGAATCTAGGAATGCTCTTTCTAATCCAAATAACTCCCAAACTCCACACACCCATGTATCATTTCCTTAGCTGCCTGTCATTTGTTGATGCCTGTTATTCGTCCGTCTTTGCACCAAAAATGCTGCTCAACTTCTTTGTTGAACGGGAGACAATCTCATTCTCTGCATGCATCgtgcaatattttttctttgtgtcacTCCTTACCACTGAGGGCTTCTTGCTGGCGGCAATGGCTTATGACCGCTACGTGGCCATCGTGAACCCTTTACTTTATACAGTGGCGATGACTAAAATAGTTTGCGTTGTCCTGGTCATTGGGTCATGTGTAGGAGGCTTAATCAACTCGTTGACACACACAATTGGCTTGGTGAAATTGTCTTTCTGTGGGCCAAACATCATCAGTCACTTCTTCTGTGACCTTCCCCCACTGTTGAAGCTGTCGTGTTCTGACACGTCCCTGAATGAACTGTTGCTTTTAATCTTTTCTGGAATTATTGCCATCGTCACTTTCTTGACTGTGATGATCTCCTACATCTTCATTGTTGCCGCCATCCTGAGGATCCGCTCAGCAGCAGGAAGACAAAAAGCCTTCTCTACCTGTGCTTCGCATCTAACGGTCGTGACTTTATTCTATGGCTCTATAAGCTTTAGTTACATTCAACCAAGTTCCCAATATTCCTTAGAACAAGAGAAGGTGGTGTCTGTGCTTTATACCCTGGTGATTCCTATGTTAAACCCAATGATTTACAGCCTGAGGAATAAGGAAGTAAAGGATGCGGTGAAAAAGGCTATAGAAATGAAATACTTCCCTTGTTAA